Sequence from the Phragmites australis chromosome 6, lpPhrAust1.1, whole genome shotgun sequence genome:
agacaCCCCTCGCTTTCCCATCTTAGAGATGAATTGCCTAAGAGTTGCCATGCATCTCATTAATTTTTTAACTTCTTTCAGTGTTCTAAGTGACAACATCTGGTCAAGAGCTTTGATTTTGCCtagattggcctcaatgcctcgacctGACACCAGAAACCTGAGGAGCTTACCGGATGGAACGCCAAACGTGTATTTTTTGGATTAAGCATGATACGATACTTCctaaggttgtcgaatgtttccttgagatcgacgatcaatgcatctttggttctagacttaactacaatatcatcgacatacgCTTCTACATTGTGCCCAATTTTGGGTTGTAAACTattttgaatacaccgttgataagtagcTCCCGCATTTTTTAAACCTAaatgcatctttacatagcataATACACCGAAAGGggtggtaaaagtagttttctcctcatcttctatttccatgctaatttgatgatactccgaatatgcatctagaaaatatagtaaTGCACAACCTGTCGTGGAGTGGACGATATGTTCGATGTGAGGAAGAGGGAAAGAatccttgggacaagctttTGTTGATGTCGGTGAAAtcaacgcacattctccataTGCCATTAGCTTTCCTGACGAGGGCAGGATTCGTAAGCCATGTAAGATGGCGAACCTCTCGAATAAAGCCCACCTTTAGGAGTTTGTCGACTCTCCTGGATGGTTTGCTTCCTATCCTCAGTAAATCTTCACTGCTTCTGCACCATAGGTTTGGAGTCAGgcttaacagctagtcgatgctcgatcacctccctagggactccaggcatatcagacggttgccacacaaacacatcttggtttgcccagaggaaagtgatgagctcgagttcctatctAGAGTTGGTTAACCATCTTGACTGGTTCAGACAGGTCGAGGGGCATTTCCTTGACACCACCATTAGTCTTTTTGTCATCGGTGTCGTCATTGGTCTCACCCTTGGTTGCATCATTGACTTGGAAGTGTCAGCAAGGCTTACAAGTTTGGACTCCTTGATCTCAAtggtggcttgatgcttctgatGCTTGGAATCTGCACCCTTAGAAATGGTTGCCACTCGGCTGAGGTGTTCGATCCTGTCTAGGCTCTGCTTGTCGCATTTGATTGTTTCACGTTGATCTCCCCTCATAGTTATGACACATTTGGGACTCAGGATCTTGAGCGTCTGATATGCATAGTGCACCACTACCATAAACTTACCTAGCATTGGGCGGCCCAGGATCATGTTGTATGATGTCTCGAAGTCCGCGACATCGAAGGTAAGATTCCCTGTATGGAAGTTGTCGGGCATGCCAAATGTAACCAGCAACTCGATCTGGTCcaggggcatggtcgatgagttgggggtTATACCATGGAAAGGCACAACTCCCAACTTAAGTTCCAACCTCTGaactcccatcttgtctagGATCTTGGCGAAGATGATgttaagcgaactacccccATCGACCAAGGTTCGGGAAACTTCAATGTTGAGAATAGTCTGCTAGACCACGACTAGGTGTCGACCAAGATGTGGAACTATAGTCGGATCATCAacttgattgaaggtgatcAGAACCTACGACCACTTAAGGTGTAGAGTAGGCCGAGTTAGAGCCAAATTGACCTCTTGTTCGACCACCTTGTATTGCCTCTTAAATTCATACGcggcggatcctccgaagatgtgtgctAGACTTTGGTCTGCCTCATGGAATTCGGGCTCGTCACAGTTAACATTTGGCTTGGCCTGTTTGTTGTTATACTCAGCAACAACAGCCTTGAGCTTTTCATCGAccttattttttaagatatggCATTTGTCGAAGTCGTGTTGGCTTGTCCGATGGATaggacaccactttccaccacctcgactTAGGCCTTTTTTGTCCCTAGTGTTTAATGATTTGCTCCTGTCAACACCAGCTATGGTCGTAtctggacccttgcgcttgtcaccgagtttgttcttcttcccctcgTTCTTTGAGAACTCGggcttgtccttgccagattgagGGTTCTTAGAGTGTACCTGGGCTTCTGCTCGCTTTGCACACTTATCggccaactcgaagagctctttgaccTTATGGATCTTTTGAGTAGTCATCTTCCCGAGCAGATCCGTGTCCCGAACGTctcgcttgaaggcgatgatgaatGACTCGTCAAAGATGTCCGGGGTCATATTACGCCTGTTGTTGAACCGGCGGATGAAATCTGGAGTGATTCGTCCTCATCCTGGTTCAGCTGATAGAGGTTGTTCTCCATTCCTATGTACTCGAATGTGCCTTAGAAGTTGCTATGAACTAAGCCTTCAACTTGGCCCATGATCGGATCGAGTTAGGAGGCAGGTTCAACAACCAAGACCTAGCAGGTCCATCAAGTGCGGTGAGCAGATAATTAGCCATTACCTTGTTATCGTCGCTCGTTACTTGAATAaccgtggtatagatctgtaaccactcgttggggttgatcttcccatcatacTTCTGGATCGGGCCTACCTTGAACTTCTCGAGCCATCGTATCAACCGAAGCTCGTGTACGAAAGCTCCACAGCCTCCATCGAATTCTTTAGGAGGAGGTGAGGGAGGAGTATCATGCATGTTCCTTCAAGCAAGGGAGTCAcgtcgaccatctcgtcctggAGATCTACAATCGTGATAATAGCGGTTGTCCTCACGGCGTTCCTCACGGTGGTTGTCTATCACTGTACGTAGATCATGCTGATTGTGAGGAATGAGATTTCTGAGGTCTTCCTAATTCCTGTGCCTATGGGTAGTGCAATTATAGTTTGGCCCGCAAAGTGGTGCTTGGGCTCGATCACCTGAGCTTCCTGCCTGGGATCCCTCGACTTGAGGATGCTCGCgtccgtggctcctcgagccggcACCTTACCGGCTAGGGTGCCTAGAGTCGCTAGGATTGTTCGCTCGAGTAGCTTGGATCTGGGCCGTATCGAATAGGGTCCTAACCTGATTAATCATTGGGATTAAAGAATTTGTTGGATCCAACTCTAGAAGGGATCTTAAAATCAGATAGGCTCCCTGGATATTAACATCTGGAGTGCTGAAAACATCGCTGCCCAGACTTGGCTGTGGTCGAGATGATGCTGCTCTATAGTTGCTATTCTGAGGGAGCTGGTTCCTCGATGGTTGAGCCGCTAGAGGTGGAGGTGTGCCCACCGGAAGTAgtcgttgaagaccaggaggtaCCTGACCTCCTGCGGTCCGTCAATGGAGAGTTGTGTCAGGGACACGTAAGGCTCCAGCTGCAGATGTCTTTGGCGATATATTGCCAGCAACACCGGTACCATGAGCGGCGGCTACACTGCTGGATCCTCAGGAATTCTAGTGCCATTCTTTACCACGACGTTTGGATCTACCGCCATTGGGTCAATAGGTGGGATATCGGTTCATTTGGCTATAAAGACGAATCGATCTATTCGGCTGCTTTGGCTGATGGCAGAGTCGTTGTCGGTGTTCATGCACTAGAGAACATTAgactccttgggatcccacccaagatgtcccacctcgcagtgtgcatccaatggtctggacTCGATAATATCAGTGCagatcagttcaccttgatggtccCAACGGAAGACTATAGTTTCGAATGTGATCTCCGATCCGGCTAGGAGCTATTCGAGGGTGATCGCTATTGAcccgaagtggtcgtagaagccgacGTCGGAGAATCCGGTGCTGATGTGCACTCGAGACGTAGTCGATCCTAAAAAGCAAAAGCCCCTACTTAGAGCGCCAACTGTCGAGGATTTGTTCCTGATAATGTGTCCGAAAATAACAAGGTTACCTTTGTGTATTAAAGATCGAACATGAAGCGAGACACACGCGATGTATATAAGTTCGGGTCTTTGattggagtaatatcctacgtcatgtgtggatgattatgtgtatatattcaCTCAAGTACAGGTaatgtggctaacctattactaagagtagatcagatctagtcTAACATAGGGCTAAAGTCATCAAGTTCCTCCTACGCTAAGGTCTTGATACCTGCCTCTAGTCGTCGGGAGAAAAAGAGAGTTCTTTCTCTTCAGGTGGTCTAAGTCTCTACCTTATATATAGGTGATGTATCGTCTCTTATTCAGTCATAGTTGATGGCGAGTCTTTTTCTTTATCgtctaagtagatagatctattcTGGATACTAGTCTTTTCGAATTGGTTAAACAATCGAGATATTCCTAGTATACACTTTCTAAATTCCGGACGTATCAAATACCGCAGATtcaattttaaaatatctgAAGTTGTAAGTATGTATACGACATACTATATCCATATATGATATACACCTTATGCCTATATACTATATAGTTAAATATTTGATATAAACTTTGTGCTGCCTCTTTCTCCAGCTGGTGCCGAAAGCGCTGCGGCGCACCGAGTCCAACGCGCGCGCGCATGCAGTAGCCTGTTTCGCAGAGGTCTAGCTAGCAAATTAAACTCTCTCCAGATCGAAGCTGACAAGCTGTGGGTGCCGGGGTGGATGTCAAAACCAGAGACTTCACCTACGGACGgctgtccgccgccgccgccgccgccgccgtctctgCTTTCGCGCTTAATTTCCATGTCCAAAAGCAGCACGTCAAACGTCAAGGGACGATGGCGGGCAGGGAGTACACGGCTTTGGCCTAAATCGCTCGGCCATGTCTGCATTCAGGTGAGGACCGGAGGAAAGGGATGCCAGGAATGGACGACGAGGCGCGCGCGGATCCTCCCTGCCGTGGTGCAAGGTGCCAAAAGTATCTGTTGCCAGTCCCGGCCTCCCGGCATGGCCAGACCAAGCACATACACGAGTTTGCAGCATGGGCCGAATGAACGCCGGGCCGAAACCACCACCAGCATTGTATCTCTTTAGTTTCTCGTTccaagttttttcttcttttttggagtGACAGAAAATGTGCTACTAATAAAACAGAAATAGACACATAAATTCACGTTAGAAACGACTCAGATTTGGATGGTCTGAATGTACATCCACATCCATGACCAACTGAGTAAGTTCGGTTCCTTCTTTTTGGAGTGATCAGCTAGATTTCCTTTATTTCCTTAATAAAAAGCTACATTTCCTTTATCCTCTCTAAAATTCCTTTAGCCATGGTTAGGTTTGTTTGAACCAACTTAATGAGGCGAACGAGAACTTGATGGTAAACAAGCTGTTTCCTTCACATTTTCATCCCAAAGTTGGATAGTTACATGCTTCAATATTTTGTTCTTAACCTCTTATTAACACAAGTCAGATTATCTTTCGACGGAATATTGTAATCGTAGTTCGCAGAAAAGTTTGAGTGTATTGTCTGTGTTACATGGCGAATTGAGGTGGATGGATCCACCATGCGAGTTTATCGGTGGTCTCTTGGCCTACTTCCTCtcccctccttccccttccATCCATGTGTTccaccctcctctctctctctctctctgctctcaaTCTCTTCTATTTATGGCTGGGTTTCTGCCAttgttgcttcttctttctctcaccTGTTGTTTGGTCAAGATCGACTAGGTGATTCTTGAGACGCTACTCTCTCAATCTTCCACTGCTGAGCCATTGCATCTTGATGCAGTTTTAACGAGTATGTGTTCTATCATTCATTTTCGAAAGTTTTGTCCCAAGATTTTGTGATGCATGAACAAGCATAACTACCGGTAATATCACATGCacggatttcaatttcgttttatatttttttcattcactGGTGAAAAGATcgaaatttgcaaaatttcgtTAAAGTTTTAGTTATTTTTCGTCCTATACTCTATGACTGTTACAtgtcagtaaaaaaaattagatatttcatttttCTCATGGTCAATGCATGTGTAGCGCTGGAGATCGCCGTCCGTTTCTCAGATCGGTTGACCCGCGCAACGTGTGTTACTTTCCACGCAGCCGATGGATCGGACGGCAGGGGTAGCGTTAAGATTGGTGAGGCCAGCCGTTTACTAGTCTTCCTCCCTTCTGCGCCCGACTTGACCACCTCCCAGCGGGCGACGCGGGTCCCCACGGGATCGCACCGGAGATCGCTCGCCGGAGCggatcggcggcggcgggggagaaggaggaggaggaggcgagtgGTCCGACGCTGGGATGGTGGAGGCTCCGGCGGGGCCGGCGGATCTGAGCGCGGCGGCGCACGTGAGCGCACTGCCGCTGCAGGTGGACCTCCTGCAGCTGCCGCCGGAGGTGCCCTCGCCGGGGGCGCCCGCGCTCCGCGGCATCCTCGACCGCCTCTTCGCGCACTGGCTCTCGCTTCCAGACACTGCCTCGCTGGTGGGCAACCTCGTGCAGAAGGCCaaggcgagcggcggcggcggggcggcgggGGCCTCGATGCTGCCGTCGATGATGGTGCAGGGGGGCGCCACCGTGCCGCCGCTCTCTCCGAGGTCGCCGCGATTGTCTCGGAGGCCCAGTGGGGTCGGCGCGGGTGGCCAGCCCAACCGCTCCGCGTCGCCGCTCCGGCCGGCCACCGCCCGCGCCGCCAAGGAGGTCATACCGCAGGTACAATCCTCGTGACCCATCGATCGGATCACTAATCGTTTCTCATTTTGTCAAATCTGCACGAAATTGAATTGGCAATTGACATGGGCGAGTGAACCGATCGAATTGTTGGTGTTGTTGGACAGTTTTACTTTCAAGATGGCCGCCCACCGCCGTACGACGTAAAGAAGCAATGCGTATCTACAGTTGAGAAGCTCTTCGCGGGCCATTCGAATGGTCTTCGGACTCAAGGTGCGTCAAATTGGATGTGTCTTTGTGATAAAAATGAACTGAATGTTTTGAAAGCAATTCTAACTAGATAAGGGGTTGATGCTAAGACAGTTGATTCGTCCTCTCAAATTTTGTTGTGCCCAAATTTGTTACTTGTAATGGCAAGCAAGCACGGCTATATATTTCCTAAAACCGGAAATTATCTTGATCACAGCAGTTTGTATGTGAGGCTGTCAGCTAATCccttttttcccttcttttgGGTGTCTCTCTTGGTTGCACAATAGAATTTCGGATGGTTACCAGGGAACTCTGCAAACTACCAACATTCTTTACCACTGTTCTTTTTGAAAAGATTGATAAGGAGAGCTCAGGATTCGTCACAAGGTAGTTGGCAAATTTTAGTTGTCTGCAGAGTGCGAAGTTATTGTATGATAGACTTTGCATTTTGTTGATTATTTCAGGGAGGCCTTCATTGATTTCTGGGTGAACAGAAATTTGATGAGTATGGATAGTGCAACCCAAGTATTCAAAATTCTGAAGCAACCGTATCGCAATTACCTCACAAAGGTATCTCTTGTTTACCAAAACATTATACGGTGAAAGACATCAGAAATGGATTACTTCAGCAAAGCATGCTTGTGGTTCATCACTGTTgtcactctctaatcatgttTCATAATGGTTTATTAATTTAGGAGGATTTTAAACCAGTTCTTAAAGACCTTTTGGACAACCATCCTGGCCTGGAATTCTTGAAGAGCACACCTGAATTTCAAGAAAGATATGGTAAACTATCTTTGCCATGCTGTGATCTTTGTAGATTATATCAAATACCATCTTGTATCTTCTTTGACTTACACAACATTATTTGTCAGCTGAGACTGTCATATATAGGATATTCTATTGCTTAAATCGAATTGGAGGTGGCCATCTAACACTTAGAGAACTGAAGCGTGGAAATCTGCTTAGTGTACTCAGGCATGCTGATGACGAAGAAGATATCAACAAAGTTTTAAGGTGACACCTTCAAATCAATTTTTTAACACTTCTGCACCTTTCTGTGTATAGATTTTTTGTGGGCCTCTGCAGAAAGAGCAGCTGTTTTTTTAATTGAACCCGAAGCTTTTGTTAATCATGAGGGAATCAATGTGCATCATTGAACTTACTGATTTTCTGTAGGTATTTCTCATATGAGCATTTCTATGTGATATATTGCAAGTTCTGGGAGCTGGACACAGACCATGATTTCTTTATTGATAAAGAAAATCTTATTAAGTACGGAAACCATGCATTGACATATAGGATTGTAGATAGAATTTTCTCAGAGGTCAGTTTTCCTCTTTTTCCtaccatatcattttcttcaaGTTCTCTTTATTGAGTGTGTTAACAATTTTAAATGGATATACAACAGGTTCCTAGGAAATTTACCAGCAATGTTGAAGGGAAAATGGGCTATGAAGATTTCGTTCATTTTATATTGTCTGAAGAGGACAAATCATCAGGGCCAAGCCAGGAATACTGGTAGTTTGCTGATATTTGTTTCAATACCTCAATTGATTGATTCTCCAGCTATTTTCAGTGGCACTATAGTGTTTACGTTTGTTGCAATTCCTATATGCGCGTTGATGCGTGACATACAATGTTATCATTTTAAAGTTTATTTCTACTCTGAGGGATCTTTCCGAAGTATCATGAGACCATTAGAACCTTTCGAACATTGTTAAAACATCCTTTCCGACGGATTTGGTGAAACACAAGCTAGAGGTTGCTTTATTACTGTAGGACTTTCTATCTTTATTCACGgaatatttacaaaaaaaaaagtgatgaGCTCATTATAAGACTTAAAATTAATGTGAACACGACGACTAAGAAGGTAGTGACATGACAAAATCCATACTTTTAACAGAGCAACTTTCATTAAAAGAGATGCCATGCCTATACTTGTTTTCTTCTGCTTAACAAATGAATGTGTCGTCGATTTTTTGGTAGACCCTTAAACTCTATTAACGCGACCCTCTATTAATTCTAAGAAGTGAGAATGAAGAAAGGAAGTAGGaaaattttcatgaatttgaACTGCTTAGAGTGTATAACAGTCCAAAAGTTCTCATATTTATGCTTGGTGATACTATCTCTTCAGGTTCAAATGTATAGATTTGGATGGCAATGGCATACTCACACACAATGAACTACAGTTCTTTTTTGAGGAGCAACTTCATCGCATGGAATGCATGGCCCAGGAACCTGTTCTATTTGAGGACATATTGTGTCAGCTTATTGATATGATTGGACCTGAGGTCGACATAACTTTATGAATTTTCGTGAATTATCGAGTTTAAAACATTTTATGCT
This genomic interval carries:
- the LOC133922493 gene encoding serine/threonine protein phosphatase 2A regulatory subunit B''beta-like encodes the protein MVEAPAGPADLSAAAHVSALPLQVDLLQLPPEVPSPGAPALRGILDRLFAHWLSLPDTASLVGNLVQKAKASGGGGAAGASMLPSMMVQGGATVPPLSPRSPRLSRRPSGVGAGGQPNRSASPLRPATARAAKEVIPQFYFQDGRPPPYDVKKQCVSTVEKLFAGHSNGLRTQEFRMVTRELCKLPTFFTTVLFEKIDKESSGFVTREAFIDFWVNRNLMSMDSATQVFKILKQPYRNYLTKEDFKPVLKDLLDNHPGLEFLKSTPEFQERYAETVIYRIFYCLNRIGGGHLTLRELKRGNLLSVLRHADDEEDINKVLRYFSYEHFYVIYCKFWELDTDHDFFIDKENLIKYGNHALTYRIVDRIFSEVPRKFTSNVEGKMGYEDFVHFILSEEDKSSGPSQEYWFKCIDLDGNGILTHNELQFFFEEQLHRMECMAQEPVLFEDILCQLIDMIGPEDDSYLTLKDFRRCKLSGHFFNILFNLNKFMAFEARDPFLIRQMREEPSLTDWDRFARREYVRLAMEEDGEDASNASGDVWDESLESPF